A DNA window from Thermosynechococcaceae cyanobacterium Okahandja contains the following coding sequences:
- a CDS encoding S-methyl-5'-thioadenosine phosphorylase, whose product MSPSPKIGIIGGSGLYKMEALTNVAEVRLSTPFGDPSDAYICGQIGDVPVAFLARHGRDHHLLPTEIPFRANIYGFKSLGVEYLLSASAVGSLQEEVKPLDMVVPDQFIDRTRNRVSTFFGEGIVAHIGFAEPICPALAAVLAAVIRDLNLPEVTLHPQGTYVCMEGPAFSTLAESNLYRSWGGTVIGMTNLPEAKLAREAEIAYATLALVTDYDCWHPEHDSVTVEMIINNLHRNVKNAQAIICETVQRLAANPPASKAHRALKNAILTPLDKVPAATKEKLQLLLAKYL is encoded by the coding sequence ATGTCCCCTTCTCCCAAAATTGGCATTATTGGCGGCAGTGGCCTGTACAAGATGGAGGCACTCACGAACGTGGCGGAGGTGCGCCTCAGTACCCCGTTTGGCGATCCGTCGGATGCCTATATTTGTGGCCAAATTGGGGATGTGCCGGTGGCCTTCCTTGCGCGCCATGGTCGAGATCACCACCTGTTGCCCACTGAAATTCCCTTTCGCGCCAATATCTATGGCTTTAAGTCCCTTGGGGTGGAGTACTTGCTCTCGGCCTCAGCCGTTGGCTCTCTCCAAGAGGAGGTGAAGCCCCTTGATATGGTGGTGCCCGATCAGTTTATTGACCGTACCCGCAATCGTGTGTCCACATTTTTTGGTGAGGGAATTGTCGCTCATATTGGCTTTGCGGAACCCATTTGTCCCGCACTGGCGGCGGTGCTCGCCGCGGTCATTCGCGATTTGAACTTACCGGAGGTGACGCTGCACCCGCAGGGAACCTATGTGTGTATGGAAGGCCCTGCCTTTTCAACGTTGGCGGAGTCGAATCTTTATCGCTCTTGGGGAGGTACGGTGATCGGCATGACCAACCTGCCGGAGGCGAAGCTGGCACGGGAGGCGGAAATTGCCTATGCCACCCTCGCTTTGGTGACGGACTACGATTGCTGGCACCCAGAGCACGACTCGGTGACGGTGGAAATGATTATTAATAATCTGCACCGCAATGTTAAAAATGCCCAGGCTATTATTTGTGAGACGGTGCAACGGCTGGCGGCAAATCCCCCCGCGTCAAAAGCCCATCGTGCCCTCAAGAATGCCATCTTAACGCCCCTTGACAAGGTGCCTGCCGCCACTAAGGAAAAGCTACAGTTGCTGTTGGCGAAGTATCTCTAA
- a CDS encoding DUF87 domain-containing protein — translation MTRKQLGIVVQGSLSQGLAVRLSGEVAVEDLRVGQFLVVQGRHNCFFCLLTDVVLDTANPRILLNPPEDTFLQDVLAGTGTFATLSLAPMLMISEASSDLLPVKTIPSHFSPVYEATDQDFRVVFGWEADPQRRNFTIGYPLEMPVPICLDLDRLVERSNGIFGKSGTGKSFLTRLLLAGIIRKRAAVNLIFDMHSEYGWEATREGKQLSTVKGLRQLFPHSVKIYTLDPESTRRRGVRDAQELYIGFDQIEVEDLALVQSELNLSDASLENAIILRNEFGSRWISHLLTMTNQDIQTFCETKMGSKASIMALQRKLTRLEQLKYLRNISAQNYIDQILATLAAGQHVVIEFGSQANMLSYMLATNIIARRIHHAYVQQSEVFLQTKNPGDRPHPLVITIEEAHRFLDPATVKQTIFGTIAREMRKYFVTLLVVDQRPSGIDSEIMSQIGTRITALLNDEKDIEAIFTGVAGSHQLRSVLAKLDSKQQALVLGHAVPMPVVIQTRSYDDTFYAEIADTAWQELATPRLLEAAQAAKSDLGL, via the coding sequence ATGACACGCAAGCAACTGGGTATTGTTGTTCAAGGTTCTCTCAGCCAAGGGCTAGCGGTTCGCCTCAGCGGTGAGGTCGCCGTCGAAGACTTGCGGGTGGGGCAATTTTTAGTGGTGCAGGGTCGCCACAATTGTTTTTTTTGCCTACTGACGGATGTGGTTCTCGACACTGCCAACCCACGCATTCTCCTGAATCCGCCAGAGGACACCTTTTTGCAGGATGTTTTGGCGGGCACGGGCACGTTTGCCACCCTCAGTTTGGCACCCATGCTGATGATTAGCGAGGCGAGCAGCGACCTCCTGCCGGTAAAAACCATTCCAAGCCACTTTAGCCCGGTCTATGAGGCCACGGATCAGGATTTTCGGGTGGTCTTTGGCTGGGAAGCGGATCCGCAGCGGCGCAACTTTACGATTGGCTACCCCCTCGAGATGCCGGTGCCCATTTGTTTAGATTTAGATCGCCTTGTCGAGCGCAGCAACGGCATTTTTGGCAAGTCGGGCACGGGGAAATCCTTTTTAACGCGGCTGCTGTTGGCCGGCATTATCCGCAAGCGGGCAGCGGTCAACCTGATTTTTGATATGCACTCCGAGTACGGCTGGGAAGCCACCCGCGAAGGCAAACAACTCAGCACCGTCAAGGGACTGCGGCAACTGTTTCCCCACAGTGTCAAGATTTACACCCTAGACCCCGAGTCCACCCGGCGGCGCGGGGTGCGGGATGCCCAAGAACTATACATTGGCTTTGACCAAATTGAGGTGGAAGACCTCGCCCTTGTGCAGTCAGAACTTAATCTTTCAGATGCCAGCCTTGAAAATGCCATTATCCTGCGCAACGAATTTGGCAGCCGCTGGATTAGCCACCTGCTGACGATGACCAACCAAGACATTCAAACCTTTTGCGAAACGAAGATGGGCAGTAAAGCCTCGATTATGGCGCTGCAGCGCAAGCTCACCCGGCTCGAACAACTTAAATACCTGCGCAACATCAGTGCCCAGAACTATATTGACCAAATACTGGCCACCCTTGCCGCCGGACAGCACGTGGTGATTGAGTTTGGCTCCCAAGCCAATATGCTCTCCTATATGTTGGCCACTAACATCATTGCGCGGCGGATTCACCACGCTTATGTCCAACAGTCAGAGGTCTTCTTACAAACCAAAAACCCGGGCGATCGCCCCCATCCCCTCGTCATCACCATCGAAGAAGCCCATCGCTTTTTAGACCCGGCCACCGTGAAGCAAACCATTTTCGGCACCATTGCCCGCGAAATGCGCAAGTACTTTGTGACGCTGCTGGTGGTGGATCAACGCCCCTCCGGCATTGACAGCGAAATCATGTCCCAGATTGGCACCCGCATTACAGCGCTACTGAACGACGAAAAGGACATTGAAGCCATTTTCACCGGTGTAGCGGGGTCACACCAACTGCGCTCTGTCCTAGCCAAGCTCGACTCTAAGCAACAGGCGCTGGTGTTGGGTCATGCGGTGCCCATGCCCGTGGTGATTCAAACCCGCAGCTACGATGACACCTTCTATGCTGAAATCGCCGATACCGCTTGGCAAGAACTAGCCACCCCCCGCCTATTAGAAGCTGCCCAAGCGGCAAAATCAGACCTTGGTCTTTAG